The segment GTGCCGAAATGCCCGCTTCCAGTGGTCGACTCTTTACATCCAGGCGCAGGAAGCGCGGGCTCTTCGCGCCGCCGGCTCGCTCGCTCAGGCGCAGCAAGGCGTAGCGGCCGCTGTGCGCGTTGTGCAGGCTCTCGAGCGAAGGTGTCGCCGAGCCAAGCAGGATCGGGATGTCCTCCTGGCGGGCGCGGACCAGCGCCAGGTCGCGTGCGTGATAGCGCAGGCCTTCCTGCTGCTTGTAGGAGGCGTCGTGCTCCTCGTCGATGATGATCAGCCCCGGCCGCTTCATCGGCGTGAACAGCGCCGAGCGGGTGCCGATGATGATGTCGGCTTCGCCATCGCGCGCTGCCAGCCAGGCGTCCAGCCGCTCCCGATCGTTGACATTGGAATGCAGCAGGGCGATACGGGCATTGAAGCGCTGCTCGAATCGCGCGAGCGTCTGCGGCCCCAGGTTGATTTCCGGGATCAGTACCAGGGTCTGTCGGCCGGCTTCGAGCATGCGGTGGATCAGTTGCAGGTACACCTCGGTCTTGCCGCTACCGGTCACGCCCGCGAGGAGAAAGGCCTGGAAGCCACCAAAGCCTGCCTGCACGGCGGTAAAGGCAGCGCGCTGCTGGGCGTTGAGCGGGAGCTCCGGCTGCAGCAGCCAACTGCCGTGGTGGGGCGCGGGCGGGCTGCTGCGCCGTGCCTCCAGCCGTACCAGGCCTTTCTCGCGTAGGAGCTCCAGGCTGTCACGGTTGATCTGCAACTTGCCGAGCAGGCTGTGGGCGACGCCATGCGGGTGCTGGGCGATGGTCTTGAGTGCCTCGCGCTGACGAGGCGCCCTGCCCAGGCGCGGGTCATCGAGGCTGGCGCCCTCGCACGCCAGCCAGAAACGCTCCAGGCGAACTTCGGCAGGCTCACCCTGGCGCAGCAGGGTTGGCAACGCCCAGCTGAAGGTGTCGCCCAGGCTGTGCTGGTAGTACTGGGCAGCCCAAAGACACAGGCGAACCATGGCCGGCGGCAGAGGCGGCGTAGCATCCAGTATCTCGCGCGCCGGACGCAGCTTGTCCGCGGGAACCTCGCTTCGGTCGGCGAGTTCGACCAGCACGCCGATCACCTCGCGCCGGCCGAAAGGCACGCGTACCCGTACGCCGGGCTGCAGCTGGGCGGTGCGGCTGCCGGCGGGCGGCAGATAGTCGAACAACCGCCGCAACGGCGAGGGTAGTGCGAGGCGAAGGATGGTCTGGGCCACGGAGCATTCCTGAGGGGTGGACGGCGATGGTAGCCGATCGCTGACCGCCGAGCAGCGGCGCGGTCCTGCGCTTGCAACAGCGCAAGCCTCTGGTATCATTCGCGCCCTAATTCGTGCGGTGCTCGGCATAGGGTCGGGTGGCGGCACGCAATCCAAGAGGATTCATCATGAAAGCCGATATCCATCCGAACTACGTTGAGGTCAAGGCGACCTGCAGCTGTGGCAACGTCATCCAGACTCGTTCGACTCTGGGCAAGGACCTCAGCCTCGACGTGTGCTCCGAGTGCCACCCGTTCTACACCGGCAAGCAGAAAGTGCTGGATACCGGTGGTCGCATCGACCGCTTCAAGCAGCGCTTCGGTGTGTTCGGCGCCAAGTAAGCCGAACCGAAAAACCCATGGGGTTTTCCGAGCGTTTGAGAAAGGCGTCCCTGGTGGGCGCCTTTTTCGTTTCTGCAGCCCTGGCGCTTCCCGTGCACGCCCTCTGCCCGGCGCCGCAGGGGCTGGAGCTCCAGCGGGTCGCGCAGGTCATCGACGGGGATACGCTGCGGCTGGATGACGGGCGCAGTGTGCGCATGATCGGCCTCAACACGCCGGAGCGGGGCCGCAAGGGGCGCTCGGCCGAGCCGTTTGCCGAGCAGGCGACGCGCAAACTGCGGGCGCTGGTCGAGGCCAGCGAGGGTCGGGTGTTCGTGCAGCCTGGGGCCGAGTCGCATGACCGCTATGGGCGCCTGCTCGCGCACGTGTATGACAGTCGGGGCGGAAATCTCGAGGCTGAGCAACTGCTGGCCGGGCTGGGCTATTTCGTGGCGGCTTATCCGAACGCGGCGCTGGTCGCCTGCCATCGGGCCGCCGAACGCCAGGCTCGCGAGGCGCATCTGGGGCTCTGGCGGCAGGCCAAGGCTCAGCGGCCCGAGGCCATCAGGCAGGGTGGGTTTGCGTTGATTCGCGGCCGGGTCATGCGCGTCGAGCGTAATCGCGGCGGTGTATGGCTCGAGCTTGACGGGCCGATGGTGCTGCAGGTGTCGCCGCGGCAGCTGGCTGGGTTCGATGTCGCGGCGCTGCGGAGGCTGGAGGGGCGTGACGTCGAGGTACGTGGCTGGGTCGTCGATCGCCAGGGGCGCAAGGCCAAGCGGCAGGCGCGTTGGCTGCTGCGACTGACCCATCCAGCGATGCTGGAAGTGCGCTGACGAAGACGTCGCATATCTGTGCGTGCTTTGGCGAGTATGCCCTGAAAGTCGTAAGGGGCGAGGCTTGACAGCCCTGGGGTGGTCTAGCTTGAGGCGCCGCTCGGTCTTGGCGTATGCTCGGCCGGCTGTCTGTCCCAATAAAATAAGCGGAAATGCCAAATGACTGACCTGAAAACTGCCGCTCTTGACTACCATTCCCAGCCGCGTCCGGGAAAGCTGAGCGTAGAGTTGACCAAGCCTACTGCCACCGCTCGTGATCTGTCGTTGGCCTACAGTCCAGGCGTTGCCGCACCCGTTCGTGAGATCGCTCGTGATGCCGAGCTGGCCTACCGCTACACCGGTAAGGGCAACCTGGTGGCGGTCATCTCCGACGGCACCGCAATTCTGGGGCTGGGTAACCTGGGGCCGCTGGCGTCCAAGCCGGTAATGGAAATCTGAACGGCGGCCTGCATGCCTGGCTGGCCGAACAGCTGCCGCATCTGAACGGCGGCCTGCATGCCTGGCTGGCCGAACAGCTGCCGCGGGCTTTCGGCAGACCGGCGATCATCGCCAGCTGCGCCAGGCTCAAGTCCTTGATCGACTGGCCGTAATAGACCTGAGAGGCCGCTTCGATGCCGTACGCGCGGTGGCCGAGATAGATCTTGTTGACGTACAGCTCGAGGATTTCGTTCTTGCTCAGCTCGCGCTCAATCTGCAGCGCCAGGAGGATCTCGCTGATCTTGCGTGAAAAGCTGCGTTCGCTGGTCAGGAAGTAGTTCTTGGCCACCTGCATCGTGATGGTGCTGCCGCCGGTCTGGATGTGCCCGCTCTTCAATAATTGCGCGGCAGCGCGCATCAGGCCGGTTACGTCGACGCCATAATGGTTAGCGAAATTGTCGTCTTCGGCGGCCAGCATCTCGTGGCGGCTTATCCGAACGCGGCGCTGGTCGCCTGCCATCGGGCCGCCGAACGCCAGGCTCGCGAGGCGCATCTGGGGCTCTGGCGGCAGGCCAAGGCTCAGCGGCCCGAGGCCATCAGGCAGGGTGGGTTTGCGTTGATTCGCGGCCGGGTCATGCGCGTCGAGCGTAATCGCGGCGGTGTATGGCTCGAGCTTGACGGGCCGATGGTGCTGCAGGTGTCGCCGCGGCAGCTGGCTGGGTTCGATGTCGCGGCGCTGCGGAGGCTGGAGGGGCGTGACGTCGAGGTACGTGGCTGGGTCGTCGATCGCCAGGGGCGCAAGGCCAAGCGGCAGGCGCGTTGGCTGCTGCGACTGACCCATCCAGCGATGCTGGAAGTGCGCTGACGAAGACGTCGCATATCTGTGCGTGCTTTGGCGAGTATGCCCTGAAAGTCGTAAGGGGCGAGGCTTGACAGCCCTGGGGTGGTCTAGCTTGAGGCGCCGCTCGGTCTTGGCGTATGCTCGGCCGGCTGTCTGTCCCAATAAAATAAGCGGAAATGCCAAATGACTGACCTGAAAACTGCCGCTCTTGACTACCATTCCCAGCCGCGTCCGGGAAAGCTGAGCGTAGAGTTGACCAAGCCTACTGCCACCGCTCGTGATCTGTCGTTGGCCTACAGTCCAGGCGTTGCCGCACCCGTTCGTGAGATCGCTCGTGATGCCGAGCTGGCCTACCGCTACACCGGTAAGGGCAACCTGGTGGCGGTCATCTCCGACGGCACCGCAATTCTGGGGCTGGGTAACCTGGGGCCGCTGGCGTCCAAGCCGGTAATGGAAGGCAAGGGCGTTCTGTTCAAGCGCTTCGCTGGCGTGGACGTGTTCGATATCGAAGTCGATGCCGAAAGCCCGCAGGCTTTCATCGATACCGTCAAGCGCATCTCCATTACCTTCGGCGGCATTAACCTCGAGGACATCAAGGCGCCCGAGTGCTTCGAAATCGAGCGCGCGCTCATCGAGCAGTGCGATATCCCGGTCTTCCATGACGACCAGCATGGCACTGCGATCGTTACCGCGGCCGGCATGCTCAATGCGTTGGAGATCGCGGGCAAGAGCATCGAAGACGCGAAGATCGTCTGCCTGGGTGCTGGTGCGGCGGCTACCTCCTGCATGAAGCTGCTGGTGAGCATCGGGGCGAAGATCGAGAACATCTTCATGATCGACCGCAAGGGTGTGATTCATGCCGGGCGCGACGATCTCAACCAGTACAAGGCGATTTTCGCTCACGAAACCGACAAGCGAACCCTCGACGACGCGCTGGACGGCGCTGATGTGTTCGTCGGCCTTTCCGGTGCCAACCTGCTGAGCCCCGAAGGTCTCAAGCGCATGGCAGCCAATCCGATCGTGTTCGCCTGCTCGAACCCCGATCCCGAAATCAGCCCGGAACTGGCGCATGCCACACGTTCCGACGTGATCATGGCGACCGGTCGTTCCGACTATCCGAATCAGGTCAACAACGTACTCGGCTTCCCGTTCATCTTCCGGGGCGCACTGGATGTCCGCGCCAAGCGCATCAACGAAGAGATGAAGATTGCTGCTGCGCTGGCGCTGCGTGATCTGGCCAAGCTGCCGGTTCCTGCCGAGGTATGTGAGGCCTATGGCGGGCAGAGCCTGGAGTTCGGCCGCGAATACATCATTCCCAAGCCGATGGATCCGCGGCTGATCACCCTGGTGTCCGATGCGGTGGCCAAGGCGGCCATCGAAAGTGGTGTTGCGACGCTGCCCTATCCGGCCAACTATCCGCTGAAGTCGGTGGATGACGTCTTTGTCTGACAATCGATACGAGCGCTAAAAAAACGCCCTGCTTAGTCAGGGCGTTTTCTTTGGTGTCGTAGATCGGTCGGCTGGCGAGCGCTCGATGTGACCGATGAGATCGCGCGGGCACTTCTGGTCGGCTCGCGCGACCTGTGGACCTCAGAACAGGTCGAGCGGCGCGGCTTCGTTCGCCGGTAACGGGCTGCCCGGGATCTGCAGGTCGGGCGCGAGTTCGTTCATCGGCGGTGGTGAGTCTTCGCTCTTGAACACTTCGAAGTAGGCGTCCGGCGTTCCCGGCGAGGCGGCGCGACCGCTGACCGGGTCCACGCGCAGGGTAAGGATGCCTTCAGGTTCCGGCGGCAGGTGCTCGGGTTGGTCCTTGAGCACGGTCCCCATGTAGCTCATCCAGATCGGCAGAGCCACGGTGCCGCCGTACTCGTTGCGTCCAAGGCTTCGCGGCTGGTCGAAGCCGCTCCAGACGGTGGTGACGATATCGGCGTTATAGCCGGAGAACCAGCTGTCGAACGAATCGTTGGTCGTGCCGGTCTTGCCGGCCAGGTCGTTGCGCCCCAGGGCCAGTGCGCGTCGCCCGGTGCCGCGCTTGATCACATCCTGAAGCATGCTGGTCATGATGTAGGCGGTGCGCTCATCGATGATGCGCTCGGCAACCTGCGGTGCGCTTTCGTCTTCCCCTGCGACAGCTTCGGCGGAGCTGACTGCCGGGCTGTCCTCCTGCGCAGCGATTTGCTCGTGCGGGACGCGCGGCGGGTTCGCGGTAAACAGTACCTCGCCCTGCCTGTCCTCGATGCGCTCGATCAGATAAGGCTCGATGCGGTAGCCACCATTGGCGAAAACGGTCCAGCCTGTGGCGATTTCCATTGGGGTCAGCGTGGCGGTGCCCAGTGCCAGGGAGAGGTTGCGCGGCAAGTCCTCGCGCTTGAAGCCGAAGCGGGTGATGTAATCAAGGGCGTAGTCGATGCCAATGGCCTGGAGCAGGCGAATGGATACGAGGTTACGGGACTTATATAGCGCCTCGCGCATGCGGATCGGGCCGAGGAAGGTATTGTTGTCGTTCTTCGGTCGCCAGACTCGGTCCATGCCTTCCTCGACGAAAACGATCGGCGAGTCGTTGACCAGAGTCGCTGCGGTGTAGCCGGCGTCGAGGGCTGCGCTGTAGACGAACGGCTTGAAGCTGGACCCGGGTTGGCGCTTGGCCTGGATGGCACGGTTGTACTTGCTCTGGCCGAAGGAGAAGCCGCCGGCAAGCGCCTCGATAGAGCCGTCCTGCGGGTCGAGCGAAACCAGGGCCGCCTGAGCCTGGGGGATCTGGCTGAACAGGGCGTGCTTGTCCGTCCAGCGAATGCGTACCAAGTCGCCAAGTTTGACGACGTCGGATGGCTTGGTCGGTCGTGGCCCGAGGCTGTTGGTGGCCAGATGGGGGCGAGCCCATTTCATGCTGTCCCAGCTCACCGCGTGTTCCTGGCCGTCACGAGTCAGTACCTGAATGCCGTCGTTTCCGACCTGGCTCACGACGGCTGGCTGGAGCCCCGAGAGCGCCCGGCGGCTGCTCAACTCGTCCAGCCATTTGCTGCGCTCTGTGCCCAGTTGCGCTTCGGCGCCGCGGTAGCCATGGCGCTGGTCGTAGCTGATGAGGCCGTCGATCAGGGCCTGGTTGGCGGCTTCCTGGCGGTCGCTGCGCACGCTGGTGACGACCCGAAAGCCGTCGGTATAGGCGGCGCTGCCATAGCGGCCGACCATTTCGGCCCGCGCCATCTCGGCGATGTAAGGCGCCTCGAGTTCGGGCGAGGCGCCGTGATAGCGCGCCGTCTCGCTCTCGGCAATGGCCTGCTCGTAGCGCTGCTGGTCGATGTAGCCGAGCTTTTGCATTCGGCCGAGGATCCAGTCGCGTCGCTCTTTGCTGCGTGTCGGGTTGACCAGAGGATTGAACGCTGAGGGGGCTTTCGGCAGACCGGCGATCATCGCCAGCTGCGCCAGGCTCAAGTCCTTGATCGACTGGCCGTAATAGACCTGAGAGGCCGCTTCGATGCCGTACGCGCGGTGGCCGAGATAGATCTTGTTGACGTACAGCTCGAGGATTTCGTTCTTGCTCAGCTCGCGCTCAATCTGCAGCGCCAGGAGGATCTCGCTGATCTTGCGTGAAAAGCTGCGTTCGCTGGTCAGGAAGTAGTTCTTGGCCACCTGCATCGTGATGGTGCTGCCGCCGGTCTGGATGTGCCCGCTCTTCAATAATTGCGCGGCAGCGCGCATCAGGCCGGTTACGTCGACGCCATAATGGTTAGCGAAATTGTCGTCTTCGGCGGCCAGCAGCGCGTGAATGAAGTCGTCGGGGATTTCCTCGAAGCGGATTGGCGAGCGGCGCATTTCGCCAAATTCGGCGATGAGCTTTTCGTCGGCGCTGAACACGCGCAAGGGGATCTGCAGCTGGACGTTGCGCAGCGATTCGACCGAGGGGAGATTGGGGTTCAGGTAGAGGAACGCCCCGCTGATACTGAGCAGCACGGCGCACAGCAAGCCAAGGCTGGACCACAAGAGAAACTTCAGAAGACGCATCAGGGCTCTAGAAATCCGGAAAGCAGTGGGTGCGGCAGCAGACGATGCCGAAAGAGAAAAACGGATCACAGTATATGCGTTTTTTTTGCCTTCTAGCCATTTGCGGTTCTGTCAAGCCTGTAATCTAATGCGGCAAAACATAATTAATCCGTAACTTGCGGATATCGATAGGAAATCGGTTGTGCTAGGGCTCTTCACTAAGAAAGCGAATACGCTACTTGGGATCGACATTAGTTCGACCTCGGTCAAGCTCCTGGAATTAAGCCGCTCAGGCAATCGCTATCGGGTCGAGGCGTACGCCGTTGAGCCTTTGCCGCCCAACGCAGTGGTCGAGAAGAACATTGCCGAGCTGGAGGGGGTCGGGCAGGCCCTGCAGCGTGTTGTGGCGCGCGCCAAGACCGGTTGCAAGCAAGCCGCTGTCGCTGTCTCCGGCTCGGCGGTCATTACCAAGACCATCGAAATGGACGGCGGCCTGAGCGATGACGAGCTGGAGAATCAGCTCAAGATCGAGGCGGACCAGTACATTCCTTACCCGCTCGAAGAAGTTGCCATCGATTTCGAGGTTCAGGGTCCTGCGGCGCGCGCGCCTGGGCGCGTGGACGTGCTGCTTGCGGCCTGTCGCAAGGAGAACGTGGAGATCCGCGAGGCCGCTCTAGCGCTCGCCGGTCTGAGCGCAAAGGTGGTCGATGTAGAGGCGTATGCGCTAGAGCGGTCCTACGATCTGCTCGCGCCCATGCTTGCACAGGGGCACGCCGATCTCACCGTCGCCATCGTCGATATTGGCGCCACCATGACCACGCTCAGTGTGCTGCACAACGGCCGTACCATTTATACCCGGGAGCAGCTGTTTGGCGGTCGCCAGCTCACCGAGGAAATTCAGCGTCGCTACGGGCTTTCGGTGGAGGAGGCAGGGCTGGCGAAGAAACAGGGTGGCTTGCCGGACGACTACGAAACCGAAGTGTTGCAGCCGTTCAAGGAGGCGGTCGTTCAGCAGGTGTCGCGCTCACTGCAGTTCTTTTTCGCAGCCGGTCAGTTCCATGACGTGGATTGCATTCTGCTGGCAGGTGGCACGGCTTCGATACCGGATCTCGACCGGCTCATCCAGCAGAAGGTGGGCACGCAGACCATGGTTGCCAATCCGTTCGCCGACATGGCGCTGAGCAGCAAGGTCAACGCCGGGGCGCTGGCGAGCGATGCGCCCGCGCTGATGATTGCCTGTGGCCTGGCCCTGAGGAGCTTCGACTGATGGCAAGGATCAACCTACTTCCCTGGCGCGAACAGCTGCGCGAAGAGCGCAAGCAGCGCTTCCTGGTCAGTCTGGTCGGTGTGGTTCTGCTCGCCGCTGGCCTGTTATTCCTGGGTGACCGTTTGCTGCAGGGCGCCATCGAGAACCAGGTCGCACGCAACGATTTTGTCCGTCAGGAAATTGCCCTGCTCGATGCGCGCATCAAGGAAATCAAGGAGCTGAAGGAGCGACGCCAGCAGTTGCTCGAGCGGATGAAGATCATTCAGGACTTGCAGGGCAATCGTCCGATCATCGCGCGAGTCTTCGACCAGTTGGTGCGTACGCTACCGGACGGAGTCTACTTCACCAATCTCAAGATGGCCGGAAAGACCATCTCCATTGCGGGCGCGGCCGAGTCGAACAATCGCGTTTCGAACCTGATGCGCAACCTGGATGGGTCTGAGTGGCTCGATGCGCCGAATCTCATCGAGGTTAAAGCGGTGACGGCGGGGGCGATCGATCAGGAAAACGTATTTCAGCTGACCGTGCAGCAAACGCAACCGGTTGCTGCAAAGGAAGGAGCCAAGCCATGAGTCTGGCTGAAACCATCGAAAGCCTGAAGAAGGTGGATCTGTCCGAGCTGGACGTGAACAACCTGGGTTCCTGGCCGGGGCCGATCAAGGTCATTGCGGCGGTCTTGCTGCTGGTTGGTCTGCTGGTCGGCGGCTACTACTTCCATCTGAGCGATCTCAACGTCGAGCTCGAGCAGCAGCGAGCTCAAGAGGAAAGCCTCAAGCAGCAGTTTTCCACCAAGGCATTCCAGGCGGCCAACCTCGAAGCCTATAAAGCGCAAATGGCGGAAATGGAGACGTCGTTCGGCGCCTTGTTGCGTCAACTGCCGAGCGATACCGAAGTGCCCGGGCTGCTGGAGGACATCACTCGCACCGGTTTGGGCAGCGGCCTCGAGTTCGAAGAGATCAAGCTGCAGCCGGAAGTGGCGCAGCAGTTCTACATCGAGCTTCCCATCCAAATATCCGTAGTGGGCGGCTATCACGATCTCGCAACATTCGTCAGCGGCGTTGCCAGTCTGCCCCGTATCGTCACCCTCCATGACTTCGATATCAGTCCGGTGAAGGACGCCGGTTCATCGAAACTGCGCATGAAGATTCTCGCCAAGACTTATCGCTATAACGAGAAGGGGCTGCAGAAATGAGAAAGTCCCGAGTTTGGTTTTCTGCTCTGCTCGTGCTGGCGTTGACTGGCTGCAGCGGTGGCAACGATTTCACCGACCTCCAGCAGTACCTCGATGAGGTCAGGGCCAGGCCCAAGGGCTCCATCGAGCCACTGCCGCCATTCGTTCCTTATGAGGCCTTTACCTACAGCGCTTCGGCCATGCGACACCCATTTCAGCCGCCGATCAAGGTCGACTTGGCGCAGCGGCAGAAGGGTACGAAGAACATTCATCCGGACGAGACCCGGGTGCGTCAGTTCCTCGAAGGTTTCAATATCGAAAACTTCGTCATGGTCGGCACGCTGAGCAATCGCGACGGGCGCTACGCGCTGGTTCTCGGTGGCGGTGGTGTGCATCGGGTAAAGGTTGGTGACTACCTCGGACGCAACCACGGACGCATCGTCGAGATCAGCGAGGCGAGTGTCGACGTGGTGGAAATCGTGCCAGACGGCGATGGTGGGTGGCTGGAACGCCCGCGCAGCTTGAACCTGAAAGAGCGCACCTGAGCGAGGGCACCAGACAATGGAAAACCTAGATTGGTCTGCACAACGGAAGCAATTTATGAATAGCACCCTCTCTCGTGTGGGCGTCGCCATGCTGGCGCTGCTTGCCTCGCCTGCGCTGTTGGCAGCGAATTTGAACAAGCTTGATGTGGCATCGCTGCCGGGAGATCGGGTCGAGCTCAAGCTGGCCTTCGATGAGCCGGTCAGCAAGCCGCGCGGCTATACGCTAGAGCAGCCGGCCCGCATTGCGCTGGACCTGCCAGGCGTTTCGAACAAGCTTGGTGTGAAGAATCGGGAGCTGGGCCTTGGCAACGCGCGTAGCGTAACGGTGGTCGAAGCGCAGGGGCGTACCCGCCTGATTGTTAATCTTGCGTCGCTCGTGCCCTACGCCACTCGAGTCGAAGGTAACGAGCTGTTCATTGTTCTCGGCGAGAACGAGGGGGCGGCTGCCCCAATTGCGTCCGCGGCTGCGTCCCCGGTAGCGAGCCGGCCTGCGCCGGTCGCCGCCAAGATGGTCGGCAAAGCCATCAGTAATATCGATTTCCGACGAGGCGAAGACGGAGCAGGCAATGTCGTGATCACCCTGTCCGACGCATCGGTCGGCTCGACCATCGAGGAGCAGGGCGGAAAGATCAATGTGAAGTTCGACAAGGCACAGCTGCCGGAAGCGCTACGTGTCCGCCTGGATGTGCAGGACTTTGCCACGCCGGTGCGCTTCGTGGATGCCACCAGCTCATCCGGCGGCGCCAGTGTGGCGATCGAGCCGAGCGGCCGATATGACTATCTCGCATACCAGACGGACAACCAGCTGACCATTAGCGTAAAGCCGCTGAGTGAAGACGAGGCCGAGAAGCGCAAGTCTGAGCGCTTTGCGTACAGCGGGGAAAAGCTGTCGCTGAACTTCCAGGATATCGATGTGCGCTCGGTGCTGCAGCTGATTGCCGACTTCACCGATCTGAACCTGGTGGCCAGTGACACCGTGCAGGGCAACATTACCCTGCGTCTGCAGAATGTGCCGTGGGATCAGGCGCTTGACCTGGTGCTCAAGACGAAGGGATTGGATAAGCGCCAGGTAGGTAATGTGCTGCTTGTGGCGCCTGCGGACGAGATCGCGGCCCGTGAGCGGCAGGAGCTCGAGTCGCAGCGGCAAATCGCCGAGCTGGCGCCGCTGCGGCGCGAGCTGATTCAGGTCAACTATGCCAAGGCTGCCGACATTGCGCGTCTGTTCCAGTCGGTCACCGAGAATGGCAGCGGGGCAACCGAGGAGCGCGGCTCCATCGCCGTCGATGACCGCACCAACAGCATCATCGCCTACCAGACCCAGGAGCGGCTGGACGAACTGCGCCGCATCGTCATGCAGCTGGATATCCCGGTTCGCCAGGTGATGATCGAGGCGCGCATCGTCGAGGCGAACGTCGATTACGACAAGAGTCTTGGGGTGCGCTGGGGCGGAACGCAAATATTTGCCAACGGTCGCGGCGCGGTCTACGGCAATGACGATTTGGGAGATGAAGGTGGAGATTCCGGTGAGGATTCCAATGGCAACTTCCCCTTTGTCGATCTTGGTGTGGCGAATCGAACAGCAGGAATTGGTATTGGCTACGTCACTGACAATCTGATTCTCGATCTGGAACTGTCGGCGATGGAGAAAACCGGAAATGGCGAGGTTGTTTCGCAGCCGAAGGTCGTTACGTCGGACAAGGAAACAGCCAAGATCCTGAAGGGCTCCGAAATTCCCTACCAAGAAGCCAGCTCCAGCGGTGCGACCAGCACCTCTTTCAAGGAAGCGGCGCTGTCGTTGGAGGTGACCCCTCAGATCACGCCTGACAACCGCATCATTATGGAGGTCAAGGTCACGAAAGACGCGCCAGACTTCCAGAACGTGCTCAACGGCGTGCCGCCAATCAATAAGAACGAGGTCAACGCCAAAGTGCTGGTCAACGACGGCGAGACGATTGTGATCGGTGGTGTCTTCTCGAATACGCAGAGCAAGTCGGTCGACAAGGTACCGTTCCTGGGGGACTTGCCTTACCTCGGTCGCCTGTTCCGTCGTGACACTGTAACCAACGAAAAATCGGAACTGCTGATCTTCCTGACTCCGCGTATCATGAGTAACCAAGCGATAGCTGTGAGTCATTGATGCGGTGACCAATACCATTCTCGTAGGCCCGATGGGGGCAGGCAAAAGCACCATCGGGCGCCTGTTGGCAAAAGAGCTGCACGTACCCTTCAAGGATTCGGACAAGGAGATCGAGCAGCGCACGGGGGCTAGTATTCCACTGATTTTCGATGTGGAGGGCGAGCAAGGCTTCCGTGATCGCGAGCAGGCCGTCATCGCCGAGCTATGCCAGCTTGGCGGAATGGTGTTGGCGACTGGCGGTGGTGCCGTCATGCGAGAACAGAATCGGCAGGCGCTGCGTGCGGGCGGAAGGGTGGTCTATCTGTGTACATCAGTGGACCAACAGCTCGAGCGGACTGCCCGGGACCGCAATCGCCCCTTGTTGCAGACCTTGGATCCGCGCAAGACGCTGACCGAGCTGATGTCTTTGCGCGATCCCTTATATCGCTCCGTGGCCGACATCATCATCGAGACGGATGACCGTCCGCCGCGCGCGGTGGTCGGTGAGATTCTGCGCCGGCTTGAGGGGCTGCCGTCTCGTGATGGGCGGGAGCAAT is part of the Stutzerimonas balearica DSM 6083 genome and harbors:
- the rpmE gene encoding 50S ribosomal protein L31, whose amino-acid sequence is MKADIHPNYVEVKATCSCGNVIQTRSTLGKDLSLDVCSECHPFYTGKQKVLDTGGRIDRFKQRFGVFGAK
- a CDS encoding malic enzyme-like NAD(P)-binding protein, which produces MTDLKTAALDYHSQPRPGKLSVELTKPTATARDLSLAYSPGVAAPVREIARDAELAYRYTGKGNLVAVISDGTAILGLGNLGPLASKPVMEGKGVLFKRFAGVDVFDIEVDAESPQAFIDTVKRISITFGGINLEDIKAPECFEIERALIEQCDIPVFHDDQHGTAIVTAAGMLNALEIAGKSIEDAKIVCLGAGAAATSCMKLLVSIGAKIENIFMIDRKGVIHAGRDDLNQYKAIFAHETDKRTLDDALDGADVFVGLSGANLLSPEGLKRMAANPIVFACSNPDPEISPELAHATRSDVIMATGRSDYPNQVNNVLGFPFIFRGALDVRAKRINEEMKIAAALALRDLAKLPVPAEVCEAYGGQSLEFGREYIIPKPMDPRLITLVSDAVAKAAIESGVATLPYPANYPLKSVDDVFV
- a CDS encoding primosomal protein N'; its protein translation is MAQTILRLALPSPLRRLFDYLPPAGSRTAQLQPGVRVRVPFGRREVIGVLVELADRSEVPADKLRPAREILDATPPLPPAMVRLCLWAAQYYQHSLGDTFSWALPTLLRQGEPAEVRLERFWLACEGASLDDPRLGRAPRQREALKTIAQHPHGVAHSLLGKLQINRDSLELLREKGLVRLEARRSSPPAPHHGSWLLQPELPLNAQQRAAFTAVQAGFGGFQAFLLAGVTGSGKTEVYLQLIHRMLEAGRQTLVLIPEINLGPQTLARFEQRFNARIALLHSNVNDRERLDAWLAARDGEADIIIGTRSALFTPMKRPGLIIIDEEHDASYKQQEGLRYHARDLALVRARQEDIPILLGSATPSLESLHNAHSGRYALLRLSERAGGAKSPRFLRLDVKSRPLEAGISAPLEQAIGQTLKAGQQVLVFLNRRGFAPALLCHDCGWISQCPRCDARMTLHQRHHELRCHHCGHVQRPPSNCPSCAHVDLRPVGAGTERAEERLATLFPDVPVLRIDRDSTSRKGAMEQLYTTINRGAPCLLVGTQMLAKGHHFPRVTLVAILDADGGLFSADFRAAERMAQLIVQVAGRAGRADEPGRVIIQTHLADHPLLVQLTEQGYFAFAEQALSERRAAGLPPFSHLALLRAEAHKPRQAEDFLDQACSEAEQLLDELQLQGIELLGPIPAPMERRAGRYRAQLLLQGSARIALHRLMGTLLPRLEALPSGRAVRWSVDVDPIDLF
- a CDS encoding penicillin-binding protein 1A; amino-acid sequence: MRLLKFLLWSSLGLLCAVLLSISGAFLYLNPNLPSVESLRNVQLQIPLRVFSADEKLIAEFGEMRRSPIRFEEIPDDFIHALLAAEDDNFANHYGVDVTGLMRAAAQLLKSGHIQTGGSTITMQVAKNYFLTSERSFSRKISEILLALQIERELSKNEILELYVNKIYLGHRAYGIEAASQVYYGQSIKDLSLAQLAMIAGLPKAPSAFNPLVNPTRSKERRDWILGRMQKLGYIDQQRYEQAIAESETARYHGASPELEAPYIAEMARAEMVGRYGSAAYTDGFRVVTSVRSDRQEAANQALIDGLISYDQRHGYRGAEAQLGTERSKWLDELSSRRALSGLQPAVVSQVGNDGIQVLTRDGQEHAVSWDSMKWARPHLATNSLGPRPTKPSDVVKLGDLVRIRWTDKHALFSQIPQAQAALVSLDPQDGSIEALAGGFSFGQSKYNRAIQAKRQPGSSFKPFVYSAALDAGYTAATLVNDSPIVFVEEGMDRVWRPKNDNNTFLGPIRMREALYKSRNLVSIRLLQAIGIDYALDYITRFGFKREDLPRNLSLALGTATLTPMEIATGWTVFANGGYRIEPYLIERIEDRQGEVLFTANPPRVPHEQIAAQEDSPAVSSAEAVAGEDESAPQVAERIIDERTAYIMTSMLQDVIKRGTGRRALALGRNDLAGKTGTTNDSFDSWFSGYNADIVTTVWSGFDQPRSLGRNEYGGTVALPIWMSYMGTVLKDQPEHLPPEPEGILTLRVDPVSGRAASPGTPDAYFEVFKSEDSPPPMNELAPDLQIPGSPLPANEAAPLDLF
- a CDS encoding thermonuclease family protein is translated as MGFSERLRKASLVGAFFVSAALALPVHALCPAPQGLELQRVAQVIDGDTLRLDDGRSVRMIGLNTPERGRKGRSAEPFAEQATRKLRALVEASEGRVFVQPGAESHDRYGRLLAHVYDSRGGNLEAEQLLAGLGYFVAAYPNAALVACHRAAERQAREAHLGLWRQAKAQRPEAIRQGGFALIRGRVMRVERNRGGVWLELDGPMVLQVSPRQLAGFDVAALRRLEGRDVEVRGWVVDRQGRKAKRQARWLLRLTHPAMLEVR